One window of the Longimicrobium sp. genome contains the following:
- a CDS encoding acyl-CoA dehydrogenase, producing the protein MDRYFDENHLMIRDMVRDFAENEIAPVAGELDRSGEFPWENVKKMGELGLFGIPWPEELGGAGMDGIAYMIVIHELARVDASHAITVSAHTTLGSSPIVNFGTPEQKERFIPLLASGTVLGGFGLTEPGAGSDAGGTQTTATKVDGGWILNGSKIFITHAGVGEIFVVTAQTDKEKGTKGITSFIVSKPTTDLEKAREIGIGHAQDGQLCYTEGVRAGKKEDKMGWRASDTRELVLENAFVPDKNVLGEVGMGFVNFMKTLDAGRIGIGALSLGLAEGAFEQARAYALERQQFGKPIADFQGIQFMLADMATEIEAAKHLVYHAAWLKEQGRPYTREASMAKLFASETAMRVTTRAVQVHGGYGYTREYPVERMMRDAKICEIGEGTSEIQRLVIARSLLRELAH; encoded by the coding sequence ATGGACCGGTACTTCGACGAGAACCACCTGATGATCCGCGACATGGTGCGCGATTTCGCCGAAAACGAGATCGCGCCCGTGGCCGGCGAACTCGATCGGAGCGGCGAGTTCCCGTGGGAGAACGTGAAGAAGATGGGCGAGCTGGGCCTGTTCGGCATCCCCTGGCCCGAGGAGCTGGGCGGCGCGGGGATGGACGGCATCGCCTACATGATCGTGATCCACGAGCTGGCCAGGGTCGACGCCAGCCACGCCATCACCGTCTCGGCCCATACCACGCTGGGCTCCTCGCCCATCGTGAACTTCGGCACGCCGGAGCAGAAGGAGCGCTTCATCCCGCTCCTGGCCAGCGGCACGGTGCTGGGCGGCTTCGGGCTCACCGAGCCGGGGGCGGGCTCCGACGCGGGCGGCACGCAGACCACCGCCACGAAGGTGGACGGCGGGTGGATCCTGAACGGGAGCAAGATCTTCATCACCCACGCCGGCGTGGGCGAGATCTTCGTGGTCACCGCACAGACGGACAAGGAAAAGGGTACGAAGGGGATCACCTCGTTCATCGTCTCCAAGCCCACCACGGACCTGGAGAAGGCGCGCGAGATCGGCATCGGCCACGCGCAGGACGGGCAGCTCTGCTACACCGAGGGTGTCCGCGCGGGGAAGAAGGAAGACAAGATGGGGTGGCGCGCCAGCGACACCCGCGAACTGGTGCTGGAGAACGCGTTCGTTCCCGACAAGAACGTGCTGGGCGAGGTGGGGATGGGCTTCGTCAACTTCATGAAGACCCTCGACGCCGGCCGCATCGGCATCGGCGCGCTCTCGCTGGGGCTGGCGGAGGGCGCGTTCGAGCAGGCCCGCGCCTACGCGCTGGAGCGGCAGCAGTTCGGGAAGCCGATCGCCGACTTCCAGGGGATCCAGTTCATGCTGGCCGACATGGCCACCGAGATCGAGGCCGCCAAGCACCTCGTCTACCACGCCGCGTGGCTGAAGGAGCAGGGGAGGCCGTATACCCGGGAAGCGTCGATGGCCAAGCTGTTCGCCAGCGAGACGGCCATGCGCGTGACCACCAGGGCCGTGCAGGTGCACGGCGGCTACGGCTACACCCGCGAATACCCGGTGGAGCGCATGATGCGCGACGCCAAGATCTGCGAGATCGGGGAGGGGACCAGCGAGATCCAGCGCCTGGTGATCGCCCGCAGCCTTCTCCGCGAGCTCGCCCACTGA